CCTCAAAACATTGAGTATACGGTAAGACAGTTTACTTCATCCAAAAATGTTAGTTATGCTATTATAATACATAATTTAGCACGAACATTTTTAACAAAATAACTATTGGGATGTGATATGATGACAAAGCGAAAAATTCATGATTGTTTAGATGGCTGTTCTGTAGAGTCGACCTTACAGCTCATTTCAGGTAAATGGAAGAGCGTGTTGTTGTACCATTTAATTTTTGAAGGAGCTTATCGTTACAGCGAATTACAACGCTTTATACCCGGAGTCACCAAAAGGATGTTATCTTTGCAATTAAAAGATTTAGAAACAGACGGACTAATCAGTCGGACAGTCATACAGGAAAAACCTATAGCCGTAAGCTATTCAGTAACTGAGTACGGTAGAAGCTTGGCTCCTGTGATAGAATCGATGTACCTTTGGGGCAATTCGTTTAATTCCCGTCACTTAAATACACAATAATCATTTAAGTAGTGGTATAAAAAAATTCCCCGATTTACAATGCTTTTTGCTTCCTTTACACTAAAGTCACTTATTGTTTAGTGCAATAAACTATGATGTAAAGGCAGGAAGATAAAATGAATAGAACAAAGAAGGAAAAACGACAAGAAATTTTAATAGCTTTTGAACATCGCCATGCTACAAAAGCTTTTGATCCATCTAAAAAAATTCCAACAGAAGATTGGGAAACCATTTTAGAAGCTGCACGCCTATCCCCAAGCTCATTTGGATATGAACCTTGGTCTTTTTTACTAATAGAAAATACCCAAATAAAAGAGGACTTGAAAGAATTTTCGTGGGGAGCCGTTAACAGCTTAAATGGGGCTAGTCATTTCGTCATCGCTTTGGCACGTAAAAATGTTACAGCCGAAAGCCCACACGTAAAACATATGGTAGAGAATGTGTTTGGTCTCCCATTTTCAGCAGACGCTCCACAAACTCAAATGTTCAAACAGTTTCAGGCAAAAGATTTTGATTTAAACAGTGAACGTTCGTTGTTTGATTGGGCTTCTAAACAAACGTATATCGCATTAGCTAATATGATGACAACTGCTGCTTTACTAGAAATTGATAGTTGTCCGATTGAAGGATTTAATCGCGCTGATGTAGAAACTTACTTGAGTAAAAAAGGACTGTTGGATACAAATGAATTCGGTGTTTCTTATATGCTTGGACTTGGTTATCGTACAAAAGAAATACCACTGAAAAAACGCCAAACGACTGATGAAATTCTGACAGTTGTCGAATAAAAAAAATACTTTCTATCCCTTGATTTGAATCGTAAAAAAATCGACTAACAGCCTTAGGATCAGTATTTTTTACTGATTACTAAGAAAGTAGTCGATTTTTTCATCTAATTACTTCTTCAACGCTGAAGGTTTAAACCCTTTTAATCGCAAGGCATTCAGCAATACAGAAACTGAACTAAAACTCATCGCAGCTCCCGCAATCATTGGATTCAATAACGGTCCACCAAATAGATACAAGACACCCATTGCAACTGGAATTCCTAGTGTATTATAAGCAAATGCCCAGAATAAGTTTTCTTTGATATTCTTGATTGTTGCTTTACTCAACTCAACTGCAGTCGGTACATCCATCAAATCACTACGCATCAATACGATATCCGCAGATTCCATTGCGACGTCTGTTCCAGATCCAATCGCAATCCCGATATCTGCTTGTGCTAACGCTGGTGCATCGTTGATACCATCACCAACCATCGCAACTTTCTTACCTTCTTTTTGTAATTTCATGACTTCATTTGCTTTATCTTCTGGTAAGACCTCACTTAAAACGCGGTCGATTCCAACTTGTTTAGCGATTGCTTGGGCCGTTCGTTTGTTATCACCTGTGATCATCGCCACTTCGATTCCCATTTGATGT
This sequence is a window from Enterococcus sp. 7F3_DIV0205. Protein-coding genes within it:
- a CDS encoding winged helix-turn-helix transcriptional regulator, with product MTKRKIHDCLDGCSVESTLQLISGKWKSVLLYHLIFEGAYRYSELQRFIPGVTKRMLSLQLKDLETDGLISRTVIQEKPIAVSYSVTEYGRSLAPVIESMYLWGNSFNSRHLNTQ
- a CDS encoding NAD(P)H-dependent oxidoreductase; translated protein: MNRTKKEKRQEILIAFEHRHATKAFDPSKKIPTEDWETILEAARLSPSSFGYEPWSFLLIENTQIKEDLKEFSWGAVNSLNGASHFVIALARKNVTAESPHVKHMVENVFGLPFSADAPQTQMFKQFQAKDFDLNSERSLFDWASKQTYIALANMMTTAALLEIDSCPIEGFNRADVETYLSKKGLLDTNEFGVSYMLGLGYRTKEIPLKKRQTTDEILTVVE